A genomic segment from Helicobacter sp. NHP19-012 encodes:
- a CDS encoding acyl carrier protein has translation METTQIFSQLQEIFRDIFDDSSLVINESTNANDIEDWDSLNHISLISAIEKHFKIKFHLSELQGLKNVGEMVALIERKLEHA, from the coding sequence ATGGAAACAACACAGATTTTTAGCCAGTTGCAAGAGATTTTTAGAGATATTTTTGACGACTCGAGTTTAGTCATCAATGAGAGCACAAACGCTAACGACATTGAGGATTGGGATAGCCTAAATCACATTAGTTTGATCAGTGCCATTGAGAAACATTTTAAAATCAAGTTCCACTTAAGCGAATTGCAAGGGCTTAAAAATGTGGGTGAAATGGTGGCGTTGATTGAACGCAAACTTGAGCATGCTTAA
- a CDS encoding MaoC/PaaZ C-terminal domain-containing protein produces the protein MCEPRQITGGAVGLKHAYKFQELRVGMCGGFSVVVTAEMLEKFRVLSGDDSHLHANTDYMLSKGFKGVLLHGAALGMFYSRLVGKHLPGEYAMSLSYDLRFKKPVYVGDCLQVSGRIVHLNEAFQVASLKARIENINDEPFLVSTADILAKVLE, from the coding sequence ATGTGTGAGCCGCGCCAAATTACAGGTGGGGCTGTTGGTCTAAAGCATGCGTATAAGTTTCAAGAATTGCGTGTGGGCATGTGTGGCGGGTTTAGCGTTGTGGTGACTGCAGAAATGTTGGAAAAATTCAGGGTCCTAAGCGGCGATGATAGCCATTTGCACGCCAACACGGATTACATGCTTTCAAAGGGTTTTAAGGGGGTGCTCTTGCACGGGGCGGCACTGGGCATGTTTTATTCTAGGCTAGTGGGTAAGCACTTGCCCGGGGAATATGCCATGTCTTTAAGTTATGACCTACGCTTTAAAAAACCCGTCTATGTGGGGGATTGCTTGCAGGTGAGCGGGCGCATTGTGCATTTGAATGAGGCTTTCCAAGTGGCAAGTTTAAAAGCGCGCATTGAGAATATCAATGATGAACCCTTTTTAGTGAGCACTGCAGACATTTTAGCCAAGGTCTTAGAATGA
- a CDS encoding MaoC family dehydratase → MNANLSMLKTYRFADLFEGLEESFNLTLNPQNLQEFSALSGDTNPLHTDPSYAQEKGFKDCVVHGMLHSAYYSRLVGMHLPGKYALFQGIKVAFKNPLYAPADLRVWGKITHCNASFKTIEISAGIDALIGGGLCVSRAKLQVGLLV, encoded by the coding sequence TTGAACGCAAACTTGAGCATGCTTAAAACCTACCGCTTTGCCGACCTCTTTGAGGGCTTGGAAGAAAGTTTTAACCTCACCTTAAACCCACAAAACCTGCAAGAGTTTAGCGCACTCAGTGGGGACACCAACCCCCTACACACAGACCCCAGCTATGCCCAAGAAAAGGGCTTTAAAGATTGCGTGGTGCATGGAATGTTACACAGCGCATATTATTCCCGCTTGGTGGGGATGCATTTGCCCGGCAAATACGCCCTCTTTCAGGGGATCAAAGTGGCGTTTAAAAACCCTCTTTACGCCCCTGCAGATTTGCGCGTTTGGGGCAAGATCACCCATTGCAATGCAAGCTTTAAAACGATCGAGATCAGCGCAGGCATTGATGCCCTCATCGGGGGGGGGCTATGTGTGAGCCGCGCCAAATTACAGGTGGGGCTGTTGGTCTAA